The genomic segment CAGCGAAGGCCGTCCACCTGACGCAACCGGCCCGATAGCCGGATCGTGCAAGCCGAAATAACGCGGATCGTCGAGCCGGTAGACCGCGAGGTCGGCCGCGAAACCCACGGCGATCTTGCCGACTTCGTCGAGGCCCATGATCTGCGCGCCGCCCGCCGTACCCCAGTGAATCACGTCGGCGATGCTGGCTGCATTCGCGCCGCCTTCGAAGCTGCCGCCGCGATAGGTCGGCTGCGCCATCATGCCGAGCCGCGCGCGTTGCGCGAGCCACGTCATGTGGACTTCGGAAATCATGTCGGCCGCTTCGTTCGAAGCCGCGCCGTCGACGCCGATCGACACCGGCACGCCCGCATCCGCCATCTCGCGCACCGGACAGATGCCGCTGCCGAGGCGGCCATTGCTCTGCGGGCAATGCGCGACGCCGGTGCCGGTCTGCGCGAGCATGGCGATTTCGTCGGCATCGACCTTGACCAGATGCGCATACCAGACGTCATTGCCGAGCCAGTCGTGCTCGCCGCAGAACGCGACCGGCGACTGCCGGTACATCGCGTGCGCGCTGTCCTGATAACCGACCGTCTCCGACAGATGGCTATGCAGACGCAGCCCGTGGCGACGCGCCAACGCCGCCGTCTCGCGCATCTCGGCGGGAGAAATGGAATACAGCACCGTGGTCGGCGCGACCACGACGCGCTGCATCGCGCGCGGCGACGCATCGTGATATTGCGCGACGAGACGCTCGATATCGGCGGCATACGCGTCCAGCGTTTCGGGACGCAATGCCGTCGGCAATTCCGCTTCAAGCTGGCGCGTTTGCGTCGCGCCGCCGCGCAGCAGCACGAAGCGCAAACCGAGCTTATCGGCTTCGTCGAACAGGATCGCCGAGCTGTCGAACGGCATGTTCGGGTAGTACACGTAGTTGTGATCGGCCACGGTCGTGCAACCGGAACGCGCCAGTTCGATCAGACCGATGCGCGCCGCGAGACGGAAGCGCCGCTCGTCGAACAGCGCGCGAAACCGGTATGGCGTGGCGGCGAGCCACGGCGTGAGCGTTGCATCGAGACCGGCCGTATCGCCCTTGAGCAGCGACTGGAACAGATGATGATGCGTGTTCACCCAGGCCGGGTAGATCACGCAATCGGTAGCGTCGACGATCGTCTCGCCCGGACGCGGCGTCAGCGCGCCAATCGCCTCGATCGTATCGCCAACGATGCGGATGTCCGGTCCCTTCACGCGGTCAGGGTCGTCGGCGGAACCGCGGCCGCCGGTCATGATGGCGGCCGCGTTGCGGATCAGCGTGGAAGCTTGCGTAGTGTGTGTTGTCATAAGCCTGAATGCGTGAATTCGTGAACGCGAAGAATCAGAGTTGGCTATCGTGCCAGCCGCGCAAACCAATGCGCGACACCCACGCGGTGATCGAGAACAGCACGACGCCCGTCACGGTAATCAGCAGCAACGCCGCAAAAAGACGCGGAATATTCAGCTGAAAACCGGCTTGCAGAATCTGATACGCGAGCCCTGCGCCACTGCCGCCCGTGCCTGCGACGAACTCCGCGACCACCGCGCCGATCAGCGACAAACCGCTTGAAATCCGCAGTCCGCCGAAAAAATACGGCAATGCGCTCGGAATCCGCAAGCGCACCAGAGTCTGCCAGCGCGTCGCGCGATTGATCTTGAACAGGTTGATCAGGCCGGGG from the Paraburkholderia fungorum genome contains:
- a CDS encoding amidohydrolase family protein; the protein is MTTHTTQASTLIRNAAAIMTGGRGSADDPDRVKGPDIRIVGDTIEAIGALTPRPGETIVDATDCVIYPAWVNTHHHLFQSLLKGDTAGLDATLTPWLAATPYRFRALFDERRFRLAARIGLIELARSGCTTVADHNYVYYPNMPFDSSAILFDEADKLGLRFVLLRGGATQTRQLEAELPTALRPETLDAYAADIERLVAQYHDASPRAMQRVVVAPTTVLYSISPAEMRETAALARRHGLRLHSHLSETVGYQDSAHAMYRQSPVAFCGEHDWLGNDVWYAHLVKVDADEIAMLAQTGTGVAHCPQSNGRLGSGICPVREMADAGVPVSIGVDGAASNEAADMISEVHMTWLAQRARLGMMAQPTYRGGSFEGGANAASIADVIHWGTAGGAQIMGLDEVGKIAVGFAADLAVYRLDDPRYFGLHDPAIGPVASGGRPSLAALFCAGRQVVADDQIDGVDLKELAREARTAVRELLEEVA